The sequence cggaaggagtcacaatcgtttcctacgccgatgactgcacaataatggccacaggctatgcaataaaataaacggctatctccctgatctctccagttttttcgcctcgcgaaacctggcattgtcaccgactaaatcttccgcgaccttatttacaacatggacgccccaaatgtcgaccatattgaacatccacgtcgatggcactacgctaccgactgtcctacaccccaaaatcttaggtgtgacgtttgatcaggatctacattttggtgcgcacgcaaccgcaattgttccgagaattcagagccgtaataaaatcctcaaatcccttgctggcggtacctggggaaaagataaagaccCGCTCAtgaccacttacaaagcaattagccagccgattacgtgctacgcgtcacccatatggtcgccaagcctaaaaactggaagaaactacaggcctgccaaaatactgctctcagaatcgtcagggagagaaatgagatgctgaccaaatagtttctgttgaatacccagaaacctgggcatcccacagacatctgattgacgaaccagcaccgcctagaggcctaaggagtcatctccgtaagcattttgaggaaatacggcacctgagaacccagccgtatgaagcgaaaaaacacaagcaggtccttggtgaactccatagacaggcgtcggacctttatgtcgggaattgcccggtgaatccagtacttgaagaaaaatatccagaactcgcggaagaggaacgcatactccccagggaaacgcgtgtcactcttgctcaacttcgttctggatactgtaacaggttaaactcttacctatccagaatcaatcccgacatacaaaatgtatgccccgcttgcaatgtgtccccacatgacaccaaccatctctttaattgtaatgtggaacctacgcctctaacacccctttccttatggtccacccctgttgaaacggcaagtttccttggactcccgttagaggatattgatgacaatttgtgatcggtcgcggctgttaggtggggcgagcattgctacaacaacaacaacaacaacaacaacaacagcaatcccTCCAAATGCCTAAGCAGATCCCTATCAGagctaatttgtaggaaattcCTCCGCAGAactaaaagccaaattaaacttccttaaccctaacgccatagtcgtaaccatacccatatccataaccatctcaatgtgatcgattaatggtgccttaacctaaaaatcgtgaaaatttcataaaaatgctgaaaacgcaaaaaattataaacatattccacaaaaaataagtatcttagtcataacgtatccaaaacaatgaagaaaatctaaaaaaagttattaaattcaccaactcaaatatttttaggttatggatatggcgagaaaccaaaaaccaattgattgtttatggcgttagcgttatggtctggcaccattaatcgattacattcctttccataaggtaggttcgatcagctgatttatctggttatggctttatggttataagtcaccattaattcgcccttaatcCCCCAAACTGGTTTGGAGCCACTGTATTTCGTGAGAATATCTTGTGATATAGAGTGCACCTTATACCACACAAGTCAGCTGATGAACCAATTAACACCCTGTGTTTAACTTAACCAAACAAATTTGGCATTTCACCTTGGCAACGTAAACAAACACCACCCAAAAAGGCGCCTTAACCAGGATATCAATATGGAAGGCAAGGACGATCGATCGAAAGGGTGAGCATAGCACGAAATTTGCACTGCTGATGAGGTCATAATCTGAATAAATTTTCAGTAAACGCAACAACATGAGACAATATCGTAAAAAGCCGCCACACCAACACCACAATAATACTTCTTCCAGTTCGCAAGTGAAGGTGGTTCGCGGCGTGGTCGATGTAGCTGATTCCAGTGATGACCGTTTCATTTCACGACGTGCCTGGACCTCATCTCGACCAAATCCGCAAACTCGCCGATTTTCATTGGACGATGAAGAAACTGACTTGAATGAAATCGAATCAGCACAAATGCAGGCAGGAGATTTTGGTTTAATGGCACAAATGCCCAAATCAGTTGGTGGACATTTTCAATTCTCATCTGAAAAGAATTGGGAAACAATCGAAGGTGAACAATTGCTAGACAACACCGAAGCTAGTCAATACTTCACACTCAATTTGAAACTATTAAATGTGGGCTTGCAAACGATACCATTTCATAAGCGTATGGATTATGATGCATCCATGTTTACGCGTGAACAATTGCAAATGATGGAAGAAGCTGCGGAAGAGGCAGAGAAAAAGCTATCAAAATGTTTTGCGTGAACATAAAACAAATCCACGTAAGGTTAATAGTGTCAGCCGTAAAAGTGGATCAGGGCGTTCGCAAAATAGCACAAAAGCGCCTAAATCACCACCAGCGAAGCGGATGCACCAGATGAATTAGATGAGTTGCTTAATTTGACAACGGCTGCTGTATCGAAGGTGGGCATAAGTGAGGGAAGTGGTAGTGGTGCAGAGAATGCCGCAACGCCATCGATGAAAGCGAATGCAAAAGCCAACAATGATGACATACAAGATTGGTTGGACAATGTGCTGGAGGAATAGTAACATTAAGTAAATTTAGTTAGCGTTTTTTTGTATCACTGAAGTTATTCTAATGCCTGAAATTTCTGTAAACTAAGCGTAGCACAGTTACTACGTTGTGGTAGTATGTCATTTGCGTCGGTTGGCTACTGTTTCAGCTCTTATCTATCATTGAATAATGCTTTATGAATAACTATCGCATATATTATTATCCACCTCAAAACATCCAGCGGGGTTTCATCATAGCTATTTATTAGCGCCTTTGAGCATTACTAATCATCTATGAATActaatcaattaaaaataattgaaaataaagttaCTGTAAAAAAACACATTCTTCTATATCTAATTTAAAATAATCGAGAGATGAAGACAAGGAAAATTATAGAGTAAAATCTGCTTTGAGGACTTACCTTTTTAGAAATCATACTGTGAACCAATCTGCCAGCAAGAATTGAACTGCTGAGAAGCTTTAAAGATTTTCACCCCGTGATGCCCACATTTGACGCTGAACAAATATCTGACGCCGGAAAAGGAAGATGTGCTTAAGTACACTCTCACGGGTGAAAGTCCTCTCGATATATGTCTCATCATTTTTATATCAAGGCGCAATAATCTTCCAAATGTTTCTGTATTTTGGTAATACGGCGTCAACAGACTATATGCATTCTTAAGTACAAATATGACTTGAAATGTTGATTTCTTTTATAGATACATTGGTCGCACCAAGATAATATTGTACGATGATATTAAACATTTATACACATGGTCACaatatgaaaaacaaaaactttgtgtAAAAATCcacaataattaaaaattttgcttttacaCGATGTATTATGTTAACAAAATCCTGATCGAATTGGCGGGCACACGAAACTGCTGCTTAAAGGGCCAATTattggtgacttataaccataaaccATAACCACATAacacagctgatcgaacctaccttatggaaatcaatggaagcgattaatggtgccataccataacgctaacgccataaccatatcatagccaaccaattattTTTTGGTTTCTCATCAtattcataacctaaaaatatttgagttggcgaatttaataactttttctagattttattcatttttttggaTACGTTATTACTAAGtgacttattgtttgtggaatatgtttgtaattttttgtgttttcttaatttttatgaaattttcacgatttttaggttaaggcacgattaatcgattacatcgagatggttatggatatgggtatcgttacgactatggcgttagggctaaggaagtttaattagcccttaaaagCCCGGCCAAACTTGACTTAAACATAATaccttaagggctaattaaacttgcttaaccctaacgccatatccataaccatctccaatgtgatcgattaatggtgccaaaatcgtgaaaatttcataaaaattaagaaaacgtaaaaaattacaaacatatttcacaaaaaataagtctcttagtcataacgtatccaaaacaatgaataagatctacaaaaagttattaaattcaccaactcaaatatttttaggttatggatatggcgagaaaccaaaaaccatttGATTGTCTATGGTAtgattatggcgttagcgttatgataTGGTactattaatcgattacattgatttcttaaaggtaggttcgatcagctgttttatctggttatggttttatggttataagtcaccattaattggccgtTTAGTCACAAACATATTTTTACTAAACCGTATCTATTGGCACcggttataataaaaatgattgcTTATgagaaaaattttgtcaaaatgaaactaaaacaagaaataatatatgcaaaagttaataaattcaccaactcgaGTATTTAGGTAACGGATATGGTGAAAACCAAAAACAAGTGGTTGACTATGGTATGGTTACCAATTACATTTATTTCTATATTGTTTGttgaatcagctgttttatatggatatggtaTAGGAAAAcccagaaaaaaataaaaagaaaatattcgaaaattttattccGAATTTTCCGAACGCATAGGGACAgcctaatttataattttcacttaTTTTCGAGTAATATGGTAGCCTTTGTAaaggcctcctgcgatttacaacgagattgactgaatttttgtatgtgtgcgtgtcgggtatttgacgcttgccccgcgtaaccgtagcgttcggtcgtgaatatgtcgtcatcggatgacgatttttttacttgcactaaaacagttgtattaaaaaattttaataaataataataaaagctttacattcaataaagctgctaaacattgatgatttgtgggtacaacacaacgacaacaacattaaaatcgtcaacttcaactgcaaatatctgcggacagagataaaattttggcccaactttagggtgggttccaaaaactgcactactaccgaattgctgttcttccgcgcacttgtgcATTTTGAATGtagacacaaactaaatacaacactgctgttttgtcaatcacaccccgcgactatcaaataagcaagcgtcaaatgaaaaaatcaaaaatttttgtaatgactttttccggtcaatttatttatagaattaaattttggttaggcttttttgaccaatgtattttagatgcaaaataaaaatttttgattttcatcaacttgtagccgacaacaaatacgtgcattgtaaattttaccaagtagcgcaactaacagctgatcggtgaaaattcgcacattcacacgcacagttctcgactcagtttcaaaacaaaactttagattatttaattcaaattttaaagagagataatccttacatatttatgtatacagaatatatatggcgtttttgttgttattaaaacaatagttttatttatattaaagcttttatcatttttttttttaacttcgaaaaatctcccaacaccattccttcattatatgacattcgactgcctagtccactgccttccactctattcgcaacataacctctacttaagctgccaaactatatagtaaacaatgaataCGTGTGTACGTACCCGACTGCACTAAcccacacaaaattcagtcaagtccgttgtaaatcgcaggaggccttAAGCCTAGTAGACAATATGGCACCGTTACAAATAAGTCAGCTGTCAACCTTTTTTTCAGATCGTTTctttcattgtttactatatagtttggcagcttaattcgaggttatgttgcgaatagagtggaaggcactcgcaagccgtgaaaataggcactcgaatggagtggaatgaagaacagtaggaagaccagagttgcattggatcaatcattgcatcaatattaaagataaatttagaaaaaataattaaatacttgagtataagcaaacattttctttcaattactccaattaaggtgtcctagatgctatatattccaaaattataacattttatgtctgtttaaaaatttaacttcaatttccctaagatttccgtaatatggccattagtgatgtttgtgtgtgtgtgtaaattttgagcgatcagctgttaattgcgctacttggtaaagtttacaatggtttCTTTGTTTCCTTGCACTCTGTTTAATTtggaaaatataaataattgtgaaattgttcaatttt is a genomic window of Eurosta solidaginis isolate ZX-2024a chromosome 4, ASM4086904v1, whole genome shotgun sequence containing:
- the Aven gene encoding LOW QUALITY PROTEIN: uncharacterized protein Aven (The sequence of the model RefSeq protein was modified relative to this genomic sequence to represent the inferred CDS: inserted 1 base in 1 codon; deleted 1 base in 1 codon), with product MEGKDDRSKGKRNNMRQYRKKPPHQHHNNTSSSSQVKVVRGVVDVADSSDDRFISRRAWTSSRPNPQTRRFSLDDEETDLNEIESAQMQAGDFGLMAQMPKSVGGHFQFSSEKNWETIEGEQLLDNTEASQYFTLNLKLLNVGLQTIPFHKRMDYDASMFTREQLQMMEEAAEEAEKSYQNVLREHKTNPRKVNSVSRKSGSGRSQNSTKAPKSPPXEADAPDELDELLNLTTAAVSKVGISEGSGSGAENAATPSMKANAKANNDDIQDWLDNVLEE